A single region of the Lactobacillus isalae genome encodes:
- a CDS encoding D-alanyl-D-alanine carboxypeptidase family protein has protein sequence MRHAKKKSKKNFLWIIGIVVIAICFLLWKNNFGPNKMPSNYHADQVSLNVKAAVAINSKDGKVIYAKNANQSLPIASMTKLLTAYLTLKAIKEKKISWDTTVSPTQEIINLGSNPDYASVPLSLGQKYTVKELYDAALIKSANNAAHLLAIAVSGNEENFLNQMRTQAKKWNLHNAKFVTVDGLPEKKKNFFGMTTTVENKMSANDMAIVARKLIVEYPDVLNTTKISKAYFRNTLMTNSNKMLNGLSDYDPNYPIDGLKTGTTDEAGSCFTCTVNKNGKRVITVILGAQNDVERFSETKKLLNYCFN, from the coding sequence ATGAGACATGCAAAGAAAAAGTCTAAGAAAAATTTCTTGTGGATAATAGGAATAGTAGTAATTGCTATTTGTTTTTTGCTATGGAAAAACAACTTTGGTCCAAATAAAATGCCATCAAATTATCATGCTGATCAAGTCAGCTTAAATGTTAAAGCTGCTGTTGCAATTAATTCTAAAGACGGAAAAGTAATTTACGCAAAAAATGCCAATCAAAGTTTGCCGATTGCTTCAATGACTAAGTTGTTAACTGCTTACCTAACTCTAAAAGCAATAAAAGAAAAGAAAATCTCTTGGGATACAACCGTTAGTCCCACTCAAGAAATCATTAACTTAGGGTCTAATCCTGATTATGCTAGTGTGCCACTTAGCTTGGGTCAAAAATATACTGTTAAAGAGCTTTATGATGCAGCTTTGATAAAATCAGCTAATAATGCGGCACACTTACTGGCAATTGCAGTCAGCGGAAATGAGGAAAATTTCTTAAATCAAATGCGCACTCAAGCTAAGAAATGGAATCTTCATAATGCTAAATTTGTGACAGTTGATGGTTTACCAGAGAAAAAGAAAAATTTCTTTGGAATGACAACTACAGTTGAAAATAAAATGAGTGCTAATGATATGGCAATTGTAGCTAGAAAATTAATTGTTGAGTATCCTGATGTTTTAAACACAACTAAAATATCAAAAGCTTATTTTAGAAATACTTTAATGACTAATAGCAATAAAATGTTAAACGGACTTTCAGATTATGATCCAAATTATCCTATCGATGGTTTGAAAACTGGAACAACTGATGAAGCTGGTTCATGCTTTACTTGTACAGTGAATAAAAATGGTAAGCGAGTAATTACTGTAATTCTCGGTGCACAGAATGATGTTGAGCGGTTTTCAGAAACAAAGAAATTGTTGAACTACTGTTTTAATTAA
- the argS gene encoding arginine--tRNA ligase, whose protein sequence is MDFKQKVVDLVSEQVDLPKEKIAMLIERPKNAKMGDYAFPAFALAKIEHKNPALIAKDIAEKISDDNFTSIQAVGPYVNFAIDHAKLVNATLNDVLTEKDHFGDQKLGEGNVPIDMSSPNIAKPMSMGHLRSTVIGNSIAKTLEKVGYTPIKINYLGDYGTQFGKLITAYRLWGNEEDVKKDPITNLFHYYVKFHEEAEKDPKLDDEGRAAFKKLENGDEEEIKLWKWFREVSLQEFNRIYKELGVTFDSYNGEAFFNDKMQPVVDELKEKGLLEESRGAQVVNLGEDENPALILKSDGSSLYMTRDLAAALYRKKEYDFVMSLYVAGGEQSGHFKQLKQVLKKMGYDWADNIHHIPFGLITQGGKKLSTRKGNVVFLDKVLKDAVSLAQQQIEEKNPNLSNKDQVAHDVGVGAVVFHDLKNDRMDNFDFDLEEVVRFEGDTGPYVQYTNARAQSILRKANKEISMDNLNLDDDWSFAVAKALADFPAIVEKASEKFEPSIIAKYALDLSKKFNKYYANVRILDEDDQLNARLALVQATSIVLTEALRLLGVNAPKEM, encoded by the coding sequence GTGGATTTTAAACAAAAAGTTGTTGATTTAGTTAGTGAACAGGTAGATTTACCTAAAGAAAAAATTGCAATGTTAATTGAAAGACCAAAGAACGCAAAGATGGGAGATTACGCTTTTCCAGCATTTGCTTTGGCTAAAATTGAACACAAGAATCCAGCTTTGATTGCAAAAGACATTGCGGAAAAAATTAGTGATGATAACTTTACTAGTATTCAAGCAGTTGGTCCATACGTTAACTTCGCAATTGATCATGCTAAGCTTGTTAATGCAACTTTAAATGATGTTTTAACTGAAAAAGATCATTTTGGTGATCAAAAATTAGGTGAAGGTAATGTCCCAATCGATATGTCTTCTCCAAACATTGCTAAGCCAATGTCAATGGGACACTTACGTTCTACTGTTATTGGTAATTCAATTGCTAAGACTTTAGAAAAGGTTGGTTACACTCCAATTAAGATTAATTATCTTGGCGATTACGGTACCCAATTTGGGAAATTAATTACTGCTTACCGCTTATGGGGTAATGAAGAGGACGTTAAGAAAGATCCAATTACTAATCTTTTCCATTACTATGTTAAGTTCCATGAAGAGGCTGAAAAAGATCCTAAGTTAGATGATGAAGGACGTGCTGCCTTTAAGAAACTTGAAAATGGGGACGAAGAAGAAATTAAATTATGGAAATGGTTCCGTGAAGTTTCTCTTCAAGAATTTAATCGTATCTACAAGGAGTTAGGCGTAACTTTTGATTCTTATAATGGTGAAGCTTTCTTTAACGATAAAATGCAACCTGTAGTTGATGAATTGAAAGAAAAGGGACTACTAGAAGAATCTCGCGGAGCTCAGGTTGTTAACTTGGGTGAAGATGAAAACCCAGCTCTAATCTTGAAATCTGATGGTTCAAGTTTATACATGACTCGTGATTTAGCTGCTGCATTATACCGTAAAAAAGAATATGACTTCGTTATGTCTCTTTATGTTGCTGGTGGCGAACAAAGTGGTCACTTTAAGCAATTAAAGCAAGTTTTAAAGAAGATGGGATATGATTGGGCTGATAATATTCACCACATTCCATTTGGTTTAATTACTCAAGGTGGAAAGAAGTTATCAACAAGAAAAGGTAATGTTGTTTTCTTAGATAAGGTATTAAAAGATGCTGTTTCTTTGGCACAACAACAAATTGAAGAAAAGAATCCAAACTTATCTAATAAAGATCAAGTTGCTCATGATGTTGGTGTCGGTGCAGTAGTATTCCATGATTTAAAGAATGATAGAATGGATAACTTTGACTTTGACTTAGAAGAAGTTGTTCGTTTTGAAGGGGATACTGGTCCATACGTTCAATACACAAACGCTAGAGCACAAAGTATTTTGCGCAAGGCTAATAAAGAAATCTCAATGGATAATTTGAACTTAGATGATGATTGGTCATTTGCAGTTGCTAAAGCTTTAGCTGATTTCCCAGCTATTGTAGAAAAAGCTTCAGAAAAATTTGAACCATCTATAATTGCAAAATATGCGTTAGATTTAAGTAAGAAGTTTAACAAATACTATGCAAATGTAAGAATTTTGGATGAAGATGATCAATTAAATGCTCGTCTTGCATTAGTTCAAGCAACTTCAATCGTTTTAACTGAAGCTTTGAGACTTTTGGGTGTAAATGCGCCAAAAGAAATGTAA
- a CDS encoding class II fructose-bisphosphate aldolase, which yields MAYLVNGNDIFKAARENHYAVGAYNTNNLEWTRALLRGAKETRTPLLIQVSTGAAKYMGGYKTVKDLVLNEMDNMDIDVPVILNLDHGDFESAKECIALGYSSVMFDGHNLPTDENLAKTKEIVKLAHERGISVEAEIGKIGENQGADGGELASVEDAKTFVAAGVDKLACGIGNIHGVYPEGWKGLNFDRLKEIAEAVPGEPLVLHGGSGIPQDQIEKAIQLGIAKININTEFQLAFQAATRKYIEDKMDLDKGNKGYDPRKLLRAGTDAITDSMKEMISWMGTAPIDSKESSVQFDEASLNEE from the coding sequence ATGGCTTATTTAGTAAATGGTAATGACATTTTCAAAGCTGCTCGTGAAAACCACTACGCTGTAGGTGCATACAACACTAACAACCTTGAATGGACTCGCGCACTTTTAAGAGGTGCTAAGGAAACTAGAACTCCTTTATTGATTCAAGTTTCTACTGGTGCTGCTAAGTACATGGGTGGTTACAAGACTGTTAAGGATTTAGTTCTTAACGAAATGGACAACATGGACATCGACGTTCCAGTTATTTTGAACTTGGACCACGGTGACTTCGAATCTGCTAAGGAATGTATCGCACTTGGTTACTCATCAGTTATGTTTGATGGTCACAACTTACCAACTGACGAAAACTTAGCTAAGACTAAGGAAATCGTTAAGTTAGCTCACGAAAGAGGTATCTCTGTTGAAGCTGAAATCGGTAAGATTGGTGAAAACCAAGGTGCCGATGGCGGTGAATTAGCATCTGTTGAAGACGCTAAGACTTTCGTTGCTGCTGGTGTTGACAAGCTTGCTTGTGGTATTGGTAACATCCACGGTGTTTACCCAGAAGGCTGGAAAGGTTTGAACTTCGATCGTTTGAAGGAAATCGCAGAAGCTGTACCAGGTGAACCACTTGTTCTTCACGGTGGTTCTGGTATTCCTCAAGACCAAATCGAAAAGGCAATCCAATTAGGTATTGCTAAGATCAACATCAACACTGAATTCCAATTAGCATTCCAAGCTGCAACTCGTAAGTACATCGAAGACAAGATGGACTTAGACAAGGGCAACAAGGGTTACGACCCACGTAAGCTTTTGAGAGCTGGTACTGACGCAATTACTGATTCTATGAAGGAAATGATTTCATGGATGGGTACTGCACCAATCGACTCAAAGGAATCATCAGTTCAATTTGATGAAGCTTCATTAAACGAAGAATAA
- a CDS encoding putative quinol monooxygenase has product MSLTVNLYYTGKNGSARKFAEEMEKRGVADRIRQESGNEKYDYFIPLNDPETILLIDSWKDQKSLDAHHASPMMKELADLREKYDLHMHVERYISDENGIPASDQKFIRR; this is encoded by the coding sequence ATGTCATTAACAGTTAATCTTTATTATACAGGTAAAAATGGAAGTGCCAGAAAATTTGCTGAAGAAATGGAAAAAAGAGGTGTAGCAGATCGTATTAGGCAAGAGTCAGGTAATGAAAAATATGACTATTTCATTCCTTTAAATGATCCAGAGACGATCCTTTTAATTGATAGCTGGAAAGATCAAAAGTCACTTGATGCTCATCATGCGTCTCCAATGATGAAGGAATTGGCAGATTTACGTGAAAAATATGATCTTCACATGCATGTGGAACGCTATATTTCAGATGAAAATGGAATACCAGCTAGTGATCAGAAATTTATTAGAAGATAA
- a CDS encoding sigma 54-interacting transcriptional regulator — MDKGKNNVLTYLNMLSHDHALTTTELAAGLNLSRSVVSHYLNELVREEKIRKISGRPVKWIKKESTPNLNHDFDDFIGYRGSMRYAIEQISAAIMYPPDGLNILITGHSGVGKSYLASKIFQLAKSRGIIAKSAPYIILNCADYANNPELVSSMLFGYVKGAYTGADQAKDGLLKQANGGYLFLDEVHRLSSENQEKLFSFIDSGQFYPMGDNSRAIKSKVRLIMATTEDPKEVLLTTFLRRVPVHVKLPDFASRPIDERLELLRYIFYQEARLIKRKIDVDKYVVSTLLKIKHPGNIGYLKNIIKVSCAAAYRDQENSEIIKIQLDNIMIDDLPNFVEYGNLLIDPTCPLERSGDSLIKQSFLKLENSLKQLENNYSHEEISKCKLVIQSLKCFVERESIKSGLYLQHNKLFHQIIEKQFGLSNTSYLEPVLYLLYRYHFEIKDEIITNLREEFSSIIPRSLHVAERFYSELPVLVLRSQKTLELILALLLSDHVDERIRLRGLIVAHGESTATSIQTVVNSLCGTYVFDALDMPIDTGIDPIIDEAKKLLASFNTTEGFILMVDMGSLGQLYSEISSHLDGDLLVVNNLTTLTALDLGLKMQQNVSFKQIAEAADRDYEIGVQYYEGFSQSPNILVSCISGMGIAQKVSEIIQPFLPREIKVIPVDYSSLKEKIKSKEWAYFDRTLFVLTTLDILEAVKFKHMNLYDLLDASGENNLKRWLAPYMNSEEIDLFSQQLLRFFSKEGISERLSFLNPDVVIRQVEVINSKYEGYYGLNLDGKVKLNLYMHIALMIERLMVQKTAEVKVEPQTEAEKDFFKISHSIFQPIELKYNIHISNYEISLLYELFKQFINE, encoded by the coding sequence ATGGATAAAGGAAAAAACAATGTCTTAACTTATTTAAATATGCTTAGCCATGATCATGCGTTAACTACTACTGAACTAGCTGCTGGATTAAATTTATCTAGATCTGTAGTTAGTCACTATTTAAATGAATTAGTTAGAGAAGAGAAAATCCGGAAAATTTCTGGTCGTCCAGTAAAATGGATCAAAAAGGAGAGTACTCCCAATTTGAATCACGATTTTGACGATTTTATTGGATATCGTGGATCTATGAGATATGCTATCGAGCAAATTTCAGCTGCAATTATGTATCCTCCAGATGGGCTAAATATTTTAATTACGGGTCATTCTGGAGTAGGTAAAAGTTATTTAGCTAGTAAAATTTTTCAACTTGCAAAAAGTAGAGGAATTATTGCAAAGAGTGCTCCGTATATTATTTTAAATTGTGCTGATTATGCTAATAATCCAGAACTTGTTTCTAGCATGTTATTTGGTTATGTAAAAGGAGCGTATACGGGAGCTGATCAAGCGAAGGATGGGCTTCTAAAGCAGGCAAATGGTGGATATTTGTTTTTAGATGAGGTACATCGGTTAAGCAGTGAAAATCAAGAAAAATTATTTTCATTTATTGATTCGGGACAATTTTATCCAATGGGGGATAATTCACGTGCGATAAAGTCAAAAGTTCGTTTAATAATGGCAACTACTGAAGATCCTAAAGAAGTTTTGTTAACGACTTTTTTAAGACGTGTTCCTGTTCATGTTAAATTACCAGATTTTGCTAGTCGTCCAATTGATGAAAGACTAGAATTGTTACGCTATATTTTTTACCAAGAAGCACGTCTCATTAAAAGAAAAATTGATGTAGATAAATATGTAGTTTCTACATTATTGAAGATTAAACATCCCGGAAATATTGGCTACTTAAAGAATATTATTAAAGTTTCGTGCGCAGCAGCTTATCGTGACCAAGAAAATAGTGAAATAATCAAAATCCAGCTAGATAATATTATGATAGACGATTTGCCTAATTTTGTGGAATATGGAAATTTATTAATCGATCCTACTTGTCCACTTGAACGCTCGGGCGATAGTTTGATTAAACAAAGTTTTTTGAAATTAGAAAATAGTTTAAAACAGCTCGAAAATAACTATTCTCATGAAGAGATAAGTAAATGTAAATTAGTAATTCAGAGTCTAAAATGCTTTGTAGAACGAGAATCAATTAAATCAGGTTTATATTTGCAACATAACAAACTATTTCATCAGATAATTGAAAAGCAATTTGGTCTGTCTAATACTTCATATTTAGAACCAGTCCTATATTTACTTTATAGGTATCATTTTGAAATAAAGGATGAAATAATTACTAATTTACGTGAAGAATTTTCTAGTATAATTCCTCGCTCTTTACATGTAGCAGAAAGATTTTATAGCGAGTTACCTGTATTAGTATTGAGAAGTCAAAAAACTCTTGAGTTGATTTTGGCACTTCTATTAAGTGATCACGTAGATGAAAGGATTAGGCTTCGTGGATTAATAGTGGCTCATGGTGAAAGTACTGCCACGAGTATTCAGACTGTTGTTAATTCGTTATGTGGAACTTATGTATTTGATGCGTTAGATATGCCAATTGATACTGGGATTGATCCGATTATTGATGAAGCTAAAAAATTGCTGGCGTCTTTTAATACGACAGAAGGCTTCATTTTAATGGTTGATATGGGATCTTTAGGTCAATTATATTCAGAAATTAGTTCACATCTAGATGGAGATTTATTAGTAGTTAATAATTTAACAACATTAACGGCTCTTGATTTAGGCTTAAAAATGCAACAAAATGTTTCATTTAAGCAAATTGCGGAAGCTGCTGATCGTGATTATGAGATAGGCGTTCAGTATTATGAAGGATTTTCTCAATCACCTAATATTCTTGTTTCTTGTATTTCAGGGATGGGGATTGCGCAAAAAGTTAGTGAAATTATTCAACCATTTTTACCTAGAGAAATTAAGGTTATTCCAGTTGACTATAGTTCCTTAAAAGAAAAGATTAAATCAAAAGAGTGGGCATATTTTGATCGAACGCTTTTTGTACTAACTACGCTAGATATTTTAGAAGCTGTTAAATTTAAGCATATGAATTTATACGATCTTTTGGATGCGAGCGGTGAAAATAATTTAAAACGTTGGTTAGCTCCTTATATGAATTCGGAAGAAATTGATCTCTTTAGTCAGCAATTATTACGCTTCTTTTCTAAAGAGGGTATTTCTGAACGTTTATCTTTCTTAAATCCGGATGTTGTAATTAGACAAGTTGAAGTGATCAATAGCAAATATGAAGGGTACTATGGCTTGAATTTAGATGGAAAAGTTAAGCTAAATTTATATATGCATATTGCATTAATGATTGAAAGATTAATGGTTCAAAAAACAGCGGAGGTTAAGGTAGAACCACAGACAGAGGCTGAAAAAGATTTTTTCAAAATCTCGCATAGTATTTTTCAACCCATTGAGCTCAAATATAATATTCATATCTCCAATTATGAAATATCGCTTTTATATGAACTATTTAAGCAATTCATTAATGAATAA
- a CDS encoding PTS sugar transporter subunit IIA, translating to MTDILIASHGHFASGLQSSLDILTGMGKQVKVIDAYVDDSDYTPKIEEFIKSAKRPAVIFTDLKGGSVNQKVMLEAANEKDIYIVTQMNLAIIMSVLLDSEPLTEEHLKDLIKQSQVELIEIKNDKKEQESDNDFFA from the coding sequence ATGACGGATATTTTAATTGCTAGCCATGGACACTTTGCAAGTGGATTACAAAGCTCGTTGGACATCCTTACGGGAATGGGAAAACAAGTGAAAGTAATTGATGCCTACGTTGATGATAGTGACTATACTCCTAAAATTGAAGAATTTATTAAGTCAGCTAAAAGACCAGCGGTAATTTTTACCGATTTAAAAGGAGGAAGCGTAAATCAAAAGGTGATGCTTGAGGCTGCTAATGAAAAAGATATTTATATTGTTACTCAAATGAATTTAGCAATAATTATGTCAGTTTTACTAGATAGTGAACCTTTAACTGAGGAACACCTAAAAGATTTGATTAAACAAAGTCAAGTTGAATTAATTGAAATTAAAAATGATAAAAAAGAGCAAGAATCAGATAATGACTTCTTTGCATAA
- a CDS encoding PTS system mannose/fructose/N-acetylgalactosamine-transporter subunit IIB: MIAQLRVDDRLIHGQVALVWTKELNTPGIVVANDNAANNEMVQMTLKMATPTGKKLLIRNVEDAIKVFNNPKGAKMRIFALTNNVQDALKIAQNVKDIEGINVANVGRFTKDAENAIQLSSTLMMTPEELAALKELAKLDIPVFHQIVPNNAKTPISSILKDAN; the protein is encoded by the coding sequence ATGATTGCACAATTAAGAGTAGATGACCGTTTAATTCATGGGCAAGTTGCTTTGGTTTGGACTAAAGAATTGAATACACCAGGAATTGTAGTAGCTAATGATAATGCGGCAAACAATGAGATGGTGCAGATGACTTTGAAGATGGCTACGCCAACTGGAAAAAAATTATTAATTCGCAATGTTGAGGATGCAATAAAAGTCTTTAATAATCCTAAGGGAGCAAAAATGAGAATTTTCGCCTTAACTAATAATGTTCAAGATGCTCTAAAAATTGCTCAAAATGTAAAAGATATTGAAGGAATTAATGTAGCTAATGTTGGTCGTTTTACTAAAGATGCTGAAAATGCTATTCAATTATCATCAACGTTAATGATGACACCGGAGGAATTGGCAGCATTAAAGGAACTAGCAAAGCTTGATATTCCTGTCTTTCATCAAATTGTACCAAATAATGCTAAAACTCCAATTTCTTCTATTTTGAAAGATGCTAATTAG
- a CDS encoding PTS mannose/fructose/sorbose/N-acetylgalactosamine transporter subunit IIC, translating into MLHTATLAAICVFVCLGGNWLWGQTMIERPLVVGMIAGLMFGDIRTGILIGASLEAIFMGAVDIGGAISSEPVTATVLATTFAITLGVDTKAALALAVPIGVFAAFISMFLKNVVMNIFAPLVDKVAADDNPKGLTRLHFGMWFINYFTFSLATFFAVLAGARPVQHLVNQIPANLMAGLSATGGLLPAVGFAILMRMLWSKQLSPYYFLGFVLAAYMKLPSVAVAAIGIIIVVLQWIRDKQIMDIENKQKAVPVANTASHTEANNQMDEEEEDFFS; encoded by the coding sequence ATGTTACATACAGCAACGCTAGCAGCGATTTGTGTGTTTGTCTGTTTAGGCGGTAACTGGCTTTGGGGACAAACAATGATTGAACGTCCTTTAGTTGTAGGGATGATAGCTGGATTAATGTTTGGTGATATTCGAACAGGTATTTTAATTGGAGCATCACTAGAAGCTATTTTTATGGGGGCTGTCGATATTGGTGGTGCAATTTCATCTGAACCTGTTACAGCTACTGTTTTAGCAACTACGTTTGCTATTACATTAGGTGTAGATACTAAAGCTGCTTTAGCTTTAGCAGTGCCAATTGGTGTGTTTGCAGCTTTTATTTCAATGTTTTTAAAGAATGTCGTAATGAACATTTTTGCACCACTTGTTGATAAAGTAGCTGCAGATGATAATCCAAAAGGATTAACGCGATTGCATTTCGGAATGTGGTTTATTAATTACTTTACTTTTTCTTTAGCAACTTTCTTTGCAGTCTTAGCTGGTGCTCGTCCAGTTCAACACTTAGTAAATCAAATTCCTGCTAATTTAATGGCTGGATTATCTGCAACAGGTGGACTATTACCAGCAGTTGGTTTTGCAATCTTGATGAGAATGCTATGGAGTAAACAATTATCACCATATTATTTCTTAGGATTTGTTTTAGCAGCTTATATGAAATTACCTTCAGTAGCCGTAGCAGCAATCGGAATTATTATTGTTGTGTTGCAATGGATTCGTGATAAGCAAATTATGGACATTGAAAATAAGCAAAAAGCAGTACCAGTTGCAAATACAGCTAGTCATACAGAAGCAAATAATCAAATGGATGAAGAAGAGGAGGACTTTTTCTCATGA
- a CDS encoding PTS system mannose/fructose/sorbose family transporter subunit IID encodes MKITKNVSPKDRKIINKIFWRSFTVFASRAGATKAHAPGFMYSIMPALDEYFKGDKEGHRKAMMRHTTWYNITQNVGTFVMGLVASMEKKTAQDPNFDPDSTVAIKTSLMGPLSGIGDSIFWGVLRVIAAGVGISLASQGSILGPILFLLIYNIPSIATRYYLTYMGFTVGDTFIQDMYKSGSMKLLNKAASTLGLLMIGCMTATMVKFESKLSIPIEGGKPIKIQTYLDQLWVGLVPLVVTLVCYWLLSKKVNVNWILLGVLVLSIVLGLIGVV; translated from the coding sequence ATGAAAATCACTAAGAATGTTTCACCTAAAGACAGAAAAATAATCAACAAAATCTTTTGGCGCTCCTTTACAGTTTTTGCTAGCCGAGCTGGAGCTACAAAAGCACATGCACCAGGCTTCATGTATTCAATCATGCCTGCTTTAGACGAATATTTTAAAGGAGATAAAGAAGGACATCGTAAAGCAATGATGCGCCATACAACTTGGTACAATATTACACAAAATGTTGGTACTTTTGTAATGGGCTTAGTTGCATCAATGGAAAAGAAAACTGCGCAAGATCCAAATTTTGATCCAGATTCTACGGTTGCTATTAAGACTTCTCTGATGGGACCATTATCAGGAATTGGTGATTCAATTTTCTGGGGTGTATTAAGAGTTATTGCTGCAGGTGTTGGTATTAGCTTAGCAAGTCAAGGTTCTATTTTAGGTCCAATTTTATTTTTATTGATTTACAATATCCCTTCAATTGCTACGCGTTACTATTTAACTTATATGGGCTTTACTGTCGGAGATACTTTTATACAAGATATGTATAAGAGTGGCAGTATGAAGCTATTAAATAAGGCAGCTTCAACTTTGGGTTTATTAATGATTGGCTGTATGACAGCAACTATGGTTAAATTTGAATCTAAATTAAGTATTCCAATTGAAGGTGGTAAGCCAATTAAGATTCAGACCTACTTGGATCAACTATGGGTTGGCTTGGTACCGCTGGTTGTAACTCTTGTTTGTTACTGGTTGTTATCTAAGAAAGTCAATGTTAACTGGATTTTGTTAGGGGTATTAGTTCTTTCTATTGTTTTAGGTTTAATCGGAGTGGTTTAA
- a CDS encoding MgtC/SapB family protein: MHVAVTLPEIIVRLALSVFIASVIGYDREHKNRPAGIKTHALVCAGACIIALIQEKIGYDAIQIAIHQPKLAGIVRADEARLIAQVVSGIGFLGAGTILVQHRTVLGLTTAASLWAVAGIGLAIGMGDYTIGIAGAVAVVLVLVFSKKLIQVHAMKRLEIQYKHKIETKEFIQHYFEKNHITVMNVNFKVTQKPEGLIYVNIYEIEIPHSLNYTEVIEDISMNKNIMRIQMVSI; the protein is encoded by the coding sequence ATGCATGTAGCAGTGACGCTCCCTGAAATAATTGTGCGCTTAGCGCTTTCTGTTTTCATTGCTAGTGTCATTGGCTATGATCGCGAACATAAAAATCGTCCTGCTGGAATTAAGACACATGCTTTGGTTTGTGCTGGCGCTTGTATTATTGCTTTAATTCAGGAGAAGATCGGTTATGATGCTATTCAAATCGCTATTCATCAACCTAAGCTTGCTGGAATAGTGAGAGCAGACGAGGCAAGGTTAATTGCGCAAGTTGTTTCAGGAATAGGATTTTTAGGTGCTGGCACAATATTAGTTCAACATCGAACAGTATTGGGCTTAACAACAGCTGCTAGTCTTTGGGCAGTTGCAGGAATTGGACTGGCGATTGGAATGGGAGACTATACAATAGGTATTGCTGGCGCGGTAGCAGTAGTCTTGGTTTTAGTTTTTTCAAAGAAATTAATTCAAGTTCATGCTATGAAAAGGCTAGAAATACAATATAAACATAAAATTGAAACAAAAGAATTTATTCAACATTATTTTGAAAAAAATCATATTACTGTAATGAATGTTAACTTTAAGGTTACACAAAAGCCAGAAGGACTGATCTATGTTAATATTTACGAGATAGAAATTCCTCATTCATTAAACTATACAGAAGTTATTGAAGATATTTCAATGAATAAAAATATTATGCGGATACAAATGGTAAGTATTTAG